Proteins from a genomic interval of Quercus lobata isolate SW786 chromosome 11, ValleyOak3.0 Primary Assembly, whole genome shotgun sequence:
- the LOC115969387 gene encoding transcription initiation factor TFIID subunit 11: MKQVSKDPFEAATFEEEQQESPPESPSLSPSHSSAAAAVAAVDDDGVQDDTIVDVLDATANNNNNINNNIIIIGDPPSSSTLNTTTATAAAPIIPPHPSFSASTSRGGGGGGGGGGSHPSKNKEEEEEEEEENMDVELSKLPSSADPDKMAKMQAILSQFTEEQMSRYESFRRAGFQKANMKRLLASITGTQKISVPMTIVVSGIAKMFVGELVETARMVMMERKESGPIRPCHIREAYRRLKLEGKVPKRSVPRLFR, encoded by the exons atgaagcaggTATCAAAGGATCCATTCGAAGCGGCGACGTTTGAGGAGGAACAACAAGAATCACCACCAGAGTCTCCTTCACTTTCACCTTCTCATTCatctgctgctgctgctgttgccgctgttgatgatgatggagtACAAGATGACACCATCGTTGATGTACTCGATGCTActgctaataataataataatattaataataatattattattattggtgaCCCCCCTTCTTCTTCCACATTAAACACTACTACTGCTACTGCTGCTGCTCCAATCATACCACCGCACCCTTCTTTTTCAGCCTCTACTAGTcgtggcggcggcggcggcggcggcggtggtGGGTCCCATCCATCAAAGAATaaagaggaggaggaagaagaagaggaggagaaCATGGATGTTGAGCTCTCCAAGCTCCCCTCTTCTGCTGACCCTGATAAAATGGCCAAGatgca GGCTATTTTATCACAATTCACAGAGGAACAAATGAGTAGGTATGAGTCCTTTAGGAGAGCTGGATTTCAGAAAGCTAACATGAAAAGG TTGCTAGCAAGCATCACTGGAACCCAGAAAATTTCTGTGCCAATGACAATTGTAGTGTCGGGGATAGCAAAAATGTTTGTTGGTGAACTTGTTGAAACAG CTAGAATGGTTATGATGGAGAGGAAAGAATCTGGGCCCATCAGACCTTGCCACATCAGAGAAGCATATAGAAGATTAAAGCTTGAAGGCAAAGTGCCAAAGAGATCAGTTCCGAGGCTCTTTCGTTAA